The following is a genomic window from Neoarius graeffei isolate fNeoGra1 chromosome 16, fNeoGra1.pri, whole genome shotgun sequence.
gaggctgcaggcagagccggcctgttgactaagctcagaaaacagccactcaaatctccactgccaagcctctacctctccaacgccagatccatggtaaacaagacggacaatttggaattacagctggaattaccttattctattctattctataatcggctggtcagtgctatactagatactactgatatatctagtatcagtactagtaatacttaagtgacttacccgtccaatgaggattgttattttcttgtttacaagatgccacatctgagggcggctgacaaatcctgaatttctgtaaagataactgtccagagatttataagcatgcagtgcttcaccactgaacagcgagggaaagttaatgaggtaattatacacgtctgggtattccacctctggcagttcaatatccactgacacggtcgtgaaaactacgtccggtaagcgataagggtcactaatctgtaggtcgtttattttagacatatatctaattatctgttcattagaaaaatgagccgtgtagtccgtcggttgaaattgatccataggagtgcagcagtattcagcggtgctttttaccgacaagatggtggctgtttacattccggtcacgtaactgcaagatctctatagatagGACCTACCCCCTTTATGAGCAATGCTGGACACATTGACTACGCGGCTAGGGGCAGATGTCTTCAGCATGTCCAGGAGCAAAACAGTCAACAGGAAATGGCCCAAATGGTTGACAGCAAACTGAGTTTCATACCCATCCACTGTTAGACTGTGGGGACACATCATCACTCCTAATAGAGAACAATAATAgtatctgtgtgtgcatgtgtggttaCCTAATGTAATACATCACCAGTTCATTATTCCTTCATATATTTGTATTCAATTAATCTTCgattaataataatgaaaaattaTCCATTCTTATATAAGGGTTCTTTTAAAACCCTAAAAGGTTAACTGTCTGTAAAATTGAATTAATATACTGACATTCACCTTATTATTCAACCATAAATTATTTAATAGCTACAGTGAAATTAATAAGAAAGGTATGACTTTACAAGAGGGAGGAATACAAGTGTGGAACTGCCAGTGTTTGAGTTTAAGGGGTTAATAAATTCCCATCTGAAACATTTGCTCTTGTATATTGCACACACTTTAAAATTTCCTTTTTATTAATCATGATTATATAAACCTATTTCACTATATAATACTTGAATGGTTTTACCAGCATTGTTGATGAGTATGTCCAATCGGTCTTCTGTGGCGATGTATTCCTGTGCAAATTTTCGTACCGAGAAGAAGGAGGCCAAGTCCAAATGCCGTACCACCATGTTACCATTTCCTGTGGAGCAACGTATTTCTTCTGCAGCTTTCTCTGCTCTTGAAAGGTCTCGACAAGCCAGCACGACACGTGCTCCTAAAAGGCATCAGAGACCTGACTGACCATTTCTCTCTCATATATACTGTAGTTCCTAACTGCCTTGATGGAAAAATAATGATTGTGTGGTTGTAGTGGTGGTTACTAGAtaaagtgccctccacaattattggcaccccttgtaaagattagcaaatagggttagaaaaaaatctaccttttggtgaagtcgcttcatctcacactgaaaaaatgagaaaaatccaacctttaattgaaatacatttattcagagaaaaacaaattcctcatcaagaaataattatttggaacaaaaacacgtgccactattattggtagACCTACATTTAATATGTGGTGCAACCtctctttgccagtaaaacagcactgagtcttctcctataacattttttaAGGTTGGAGAAaatagagcagggcatctgagaccattcatctttacacaatctcttcatATCATCCAGGGTccaaggccctctcttgtgcactctcctcttcagctcaccccatgggttttcaatggggttcaggtcaggggacggaGATGGCCATggtagaagcttgattctgtgctaaataaccatttttgtgttgatttgaacatatgcttcagatcattgtcctgctggaagatccattgATGACTCAGTTTTAGTTTCTGggtagaggcagccagattttttttttacatgtcctggtatttcatggagtccatgatgccatgtatctTAACAAGGTTTCCAAAACCTTAAGAGCAAAAACAGCCCTAAAATATCACAGGACTTCCACTTTCAGCtttaaagttcctacacactaaaATCAACTCAAAAATTTACAATTTAAATAGGAAACATGCTTCCGTTACATTGTGTTtagtatcatttccaggggtgccaataatagtggcacatgtgtttttgttgaaaataatttcttattgatgagggatttttttctctcaataaatttatttcaattaaaggtttgatttttctcattttttcagtgtgagatgaagcaacttcaccaaaaggtggatttttttttctaacccttttgactaatctttacaaggggggcaGTAATCATGGAAGGCACTGTATGTTTTTACCTCTCTTAGCCATATCCCGTGCTGTCTCTTTTCCAATGCCAGAGTTGGCACCAGTGATAACAACAGTTCTGCCATCTAATCGTGCACCACTGTAACAAACTCCACCTGCAATCCACTTTCTCATCAAAGTCAAACCTGTATTTCATATAACATAATTCGTTTAGACTTGAGtgaaagttccatagcatttttccttgtgtccaaaggggttaTAATACATCTTGGACACAGTGCCATTACTTATACAGAGTAGAATGGTTAACTGAATTACAGTAGAAGTTCAGTGAGTAATTCCTTGCACACTGATTCACAAGGTCCATATGGAGCTATGTCTCTGAAGCTGCCTCACCAGATTAGTTCTAATAATCTCCTGAAAATGGAAGATTTACATTGAGAATTTAATAAAGCCTCAGCAGTACTTTAATAGTTTAATAGAACCTAAATTGTTATGGTAATACTTTGTGTATTGATTCCTGTGTGCAGTACCTTCAACACAACAAGAAACCATAGCATAAGGTGACATAATAAATATATAACTTACTAATAACTGTAGCTGCAGCTATTACCCCATATTTAGCCAGATGATTCAACTTCATTTCCTCCCAAAGGTGAGAAACAGAGATATATAGATTCATGTCATAAGCAAAGAGGAGATTTCAGTGTTGCCATAAAGCAGAGTTAACTTCACAACTCTTGCTTGCTCGTGACATGTGCCTTGCAAGTTGTATTATTACAACCTTGCACAGGGTATAAATACAGCTAAGCACCTCCCACATGGGCAAGGTTAAGGTTTAATAAGCAGCTTAGACTAGATCATGCTAGGCTGCATGGCTCAtggtcatgcaaaaaaaaaacagtcgtgAACACCAAAACTACTGTGGAAAATGATGCATAATATATAATCAGGTTGAGTCAAGACACACGTACTGCATGCATTCTAACAAAATACATTTTAGTAGGTCTACCTACTTTGTATCTACACTGATTTGCCATTTTATCAGGTGCACTTTCCTAATACGGCTCACATTGTATAATAAAAATATGTATTATTACATTTCACATTACACAAATAATATCGAGTGatgttctttttgtaggtcatttTTAATGATGGATAAAGTAGAGGGTTGCTGCCAGATTGTGTATAGTGCCAGATGTGATACAATAAGTAATTGTGTACCAAcactaaaaaagaaaaaagttgacAACTTAAAAATTTCAAGGCGACTTACTGCACTAGATTTTTGAGTTTTCAGACCAACTCAACCTCTTTGATTTTAAAGAAAACCACCTACAGTTGTACCACCTAATGATTTTTTGATTCAGACAATTTATATTTCAATTCATAAAAACTTCACATTTTTAGTTTTACATACTAAGAATTCCAAACGTTGTGCCAACATATTATCTTTAAGGTAATTAATATTTCTTATTtgtaaaaacttcaaaatttgagttTAACATACTAAGAATTCCAAATTTTGAGTCAACTAATTATCTTCaaagaaaacaaacaacaaaactgTTCAATTCTGTTTATTTTAAGCATGATGGTAAAAAAACTGTAAACAGTTATAAAACTGTAAAAACTATAAGCACTGAGTTTGTGTTAGCAGCACATTCAGCTTATTTTCCTTAAGCCTAAAGCAGATTAAACAAAGAATGTGCAAATTACATTCTTTGTAATTTGTGCGCTCATGCAGTCCAGTTACCGAATTGccaaaagatgttgtctcgaggtccagctcgagcgggtaaccctgctccgagcagcagtagagtggccACGAAGCTTGTGATGAGGACTTTCATGGTTGTAGTAAGAGTGATTGGTCCCAGACGGGGGCGCGAGATcttttcccctctttgttcacggcTTCTTGCAGGAAGTGATCTGAAAATCCTCAGCTCCTACTTAGTCCCTGTACAGAGTTTAGAGAGGAGAGAGGCTagagagggacacagagaaaacgttagtGGCAAACATATCATTCTGACAtggctttgttatggagccttcttcaatcgcgtggcatggatccactgtggaaaaagatcagttagaacagcagtacgagtaatggcgactatttctgcaggcccactatatctaggttctcccaattgcccaaatcgtttaaaaagttgcaccagcaccttgtctcccacgtgaaaggggtgtgtgggtgctgctggtggagacgatattgtactattgaccttggtacaaattttatgcaacttatctataagggctgcagaatactcatccatatgtgttttcaaatcagaggtacccagagccagagttctcttcttccaggggagatggaaagatcttccaaaaataatttcgtagggggagtatccccctaggctaggtcttggtgtcatacgaatttcagccagagtggctggcaataagtctacccaattattcgaacctgtggcctgcatggccttagttagtttgtctttcaatgtccgattagtacgttctatgataccagaggattgagggtggtacggaatgtgaaaacgccagtttagtgagagatacttacaaaggttttgcgtgacttttgaggtaaaaggggtacctttgtctgagtctatggcgtctggaaccccataacgaggtattatttaTTTTGCCAGAAtatgagtaactaccttcgtgttctctcgagaacagggaaaggcttctacccatttggAGAATTTGTAGTATGTACAATTTCAGATAGGCAATCATGATCAATGTCATCCAGAGTGTCAtcctgagaattaaggaggcttgcgagagcgtgacctacagtatcgaaagaggatgtggcgcgaatttcgagattgttagtagaacagagaatggttTCGTATCCGGAGCGGcgctgcgcagtcatatgttgggtctgtaaattttgcaacacctgtttaacttcatgtgacgagtgcaagatcagtgggtgagacaaaaccaattttttcgcgtctaaaaccatcagagcacatgcggcgacagcccttagacatgcaggtaagccttgggcaacagtgtctaatgttttggataaaaatgcacaaggacgcatcccccccccatgctcctgggccaacaccacagaggctgtgccttggtgttcacaggcatagaggtggaaagGCTTGAAGTAGTCGGGTAGACCCAGGGCCGGGGCTGAACAAAGGGCGCTTTTGAGAGCGTGATAAGCGTCCATCATAGtggcagtccaggtcaaagggtgctgcagtggatcatgatgagagattgcagaacggagaatcttgtcatataaagagcagtcagggatccattgtctgcagtaattgataagacccaggaaaaccatcagtgcatgtttagttgcagggcgctttgtgtctagaatcacccgcacccgatcagatgacagcttacgacaaccttgtgaaagttcaaaccccaaatacttaacagtgtccatgcaatattgcagcttggtcctggaaaccttaaagcccttgtgcgccagatgttggagcaggcgtaaggaggcatcttggcagatttctggtgactcagcagataccagaagatcgtctgcatactgcaggaccacagagccctgggggagggagaggtcacagagtgcATCCTGAACTACggctgagaaaacagcaggagagtcaatgaaatCATTAATCTTACATAAatcctgcgtaaaacgccaggtaccatcaggtttaggtactggattgacaggtgtattgtatgagctggtacacggtctcaccacgctttgctcgagaagagactgtaggatgccaTCAATTCCCTGAGCCTTAGCTTCAGAGAGAGGgtactgtttaacataaacaggatgcacatgaatactgaatcatattttgtgtagtttcatgtcaattccatttcagttccaggttgcagtgcaacaaaatgcggaaaggttcaaggacaatgaataatTATACAAGTCAATGTATCATAATAAATTGTGatttcatgataatttatgacgtttttcttaatggttaaataaagataaacccaaaTCTCCAATTTATAATCACCACTGGAAAGACAAATTTTTttcaacattcttcaagtaaacgtttgttaactctgttaCTTGCTGAATTAAAACATTGCCTAAACTATACTTACTCTTCTACTGTAAGTATAAGTAAGAGTAAGTAGCATAAACTACTTACTGCATGGCACTGCAGAGACATGGCACTGCAACTATCAATGCAGCTTCATCATAACTGTCGCCTAGGACAGCATGAAGGATAAAATGGTAATCTGCTCTTACCAGCTGGCAGTGTCGTGACATTTTTACGAGCATGTCTACGAAGTTAAGTGGTTTGTCTAACAAAGGCAACATTTTAATAATATCTTTCAGGTCTGATGCAGAAGGCGGAGTGATTTTCAGCCCCCTGCCCTTCTGAACCCATACGCAAGCGGTATTCATGGGGGGAGGCGGCAGTGGAAGGGAACCTCTATCTGGTCccacatcatcatcgtcatcctcATCAGAGTCGTCAGTCTCGTTTTTTATTACCGGCATATTTgagcttacagagggttttttacctACCTTGGGTTTCTCAGGTTTAGCACCTGTCTCAAGAGATGCAGGCAAAACAGGTTTTGCCTTGTCTTCAGGCTTAGGGCGTGGTACTGATTTTCTTTGTTCCTTAGTTTCTTTAATTCCGTGAAAATCGTCCCATATTGGTTTCATTCTGACCCATTCTAAATAGCCTTTAGTcatataatcataatcccattctgggtcgCCCAATCCCTCATATATTTGTCTATGTGCCGAGGCAAGATATTCTGGTTTAAAAGTTCCTGCGCGAGGATAAGTCAAAAACTGAGCCTGGGATTCAGTCCAGCCGGCCAAGTTGTCTAACCACGGActggtgtagaatgctaaaccacagcgattcatccaatcccgtggggtttCCTCGGGGTCCGGTCTGGGCaccttaacacaatttcccctCATGGTGACACGAAAGGACCATCTCGAGATAAATTATTCCGTGGTAACTCACACGGACACCGCCGCACTAATCATCCCGTGGCAACTCTCACGGGGATACACTAATTATTCCGTggtaactcacacagacacgtgcGCACTAATCATCCCGTGGCAACTCTCACGGGGATACACTAATTATTCTGTGGTAACTCACACAGACGCGCGCGCACTAATCATCCCGTGGCAACACTCACGGGGATAAATGGGTTTtcggatactaccaaccaggcggaagtcccttAAAATAAAAGAGATTTCTTACCTGATCAGGAGTATCCCAGACAAGCCCCCAAAACTGTTAAGACAGAGATTCACCGTCTCTTCCTCTTGCGCCAACCAGAGCGATCACCCTCTCGCagatcagtcccctcgtgtcacccagagctctggggcaaATCGTGAAACAGACAGGAACCCAGAATatagtttcacagtctttattcacAGCTTCGCAGAAAAGACAAAGACAACAGGAGATTTTatatgcaggtgtgtgtgtgtgtgtgtgtgtgtgtgtgtgtgtgtgtgtgcagactgtgtgtgtgtgtgtgtgtgtgtgtgtgtgtgtgtgtgtgtgtgtgtgtgtgtgtgagtgaagagaccttggtctgagcaggtcacatcttaattacatcaataataagcaaaatgttcagactcatttctgatcaataataagtagaatgttctgatagaatgttcagacagatatcaaaggccatttccCACACATAGCCCACTCTTTATAGCACAGGACAATATGTTCTTATGATAGCAATGGAACACCAAGCAAAACACTGTCTCCAGCTGAACAGAGGGTCACAAAATAGATTAATGCCTTCCtggtcaagaataaatccttacataaataaaaacagaatgcaatgatgtggaagtttcaaaattccatattttattcagaatagaacatagatgacatatcaaatgtttaaactgagaaaatgtatcatttaaagagaaaaattaggtgattttaaatttcatgacaacaacacatctcaaaaaagttgggacaaggccatgtttaccactgtgagacatccccttttctctttacaacagtctgtaaacgtctggggactgaagagacaagttgctcaagtttagggataggaatgttaacccattcttgtctaatgtaggattctagttgttcaactgtcttaggtcttttttgtcatcgtgttttatgatgcgccaaatgttttctatgggtgaaagatctggactgcaggctggccagttcagtacccggacccttcttctacgcagccatgatgctgtaattgatgcagtatgtggtttggcattgtcatgttggaaaatgcaaggtcttccctgaaagaggcatcgtctggatgggagcatatgttgctctagaacaggggtgggcaaactttttggctcaggggccacattgacttttgaaatttgccaggtgggccgggccagcaccaaattcatacatatcaaaCATAAACCAGAAAAGCTTTAGtggtattgtaaggccttcattgacagagacccaaatgcagatcagattgacatttattttagttctcagtcaacaaaggcagagcagaaaaatgtttgtagttcaatagattggcactggatccatccagaaaagtaatacacacacacacacacacacacacacacacacacacacacacacacacacacacacgtgacagtaagaaaagtagcacacttaattctgaaattacatctttgagctgccaggatgagtaggatgccagtgtatttgtatatttgtatcattttatacatacaactaaattgcatatcattaaattgaactaaattacatatcagtacatatcatttttgtacatttcactgaactcgtagatttacacctgagtgttttttttttttaaccatccacttccagcctgccagtacaaccaaccaccattagtaggagaggtaccacaccattccaaaatgtttgcagttcaacagtttgggtaccacaccatgccaacatgtttgcagttcaatggtttggcactggatccatccagcccacaaaatcaaacaaaacagctcaagaaagcaaaaaactccaaactggttttcaggttcaaagtcactcactgaaatatttccagtcctcaaaaaatcaaaacacaggttccaaacaggttttcatattccaaaaggctactcatagatcagaataacctccacaggcaaaagtccaggaacagatataagcagaagcaaggtcagctgctcataatacacctataatagcagacagggacataaatgtggggcggagcagacacccaaaagcacatggtacttaaaaacaaacaccagcactacagcagccacccacgacaacaaaaattactaagagttatactttttatattattatgtctgtaaacatatgactaccatcttattacagctccaacatagttttaaaaagagaaagtgttaatactcacattcacttttAGTGGGAGCAGTGTTGTTGATCGCCCTTCTTTGCCAGCGCATCAAAGTCTGGTGTTAGTTTTGTTGTGGCAAGTCTCAGAACAGATCTGAGGTGTTCATCACCCAGCTGGGATCTGTGGGGTGCTTTGCTTATGTTCATCACACTGAAAGTTTGCTCACACACATACGTGGAGCCAAACAACACCAGCATCCTCTGCGCCATCATTAGGATGTTTGGAAATGTGTCTGCACTCAGTGAAGCATAAAACTCACGCAGTGtaactgagatgaacttttcttTCAAGACGGGGCCACTCTGAAGATCAATGAGTTCTAGCTGTAACTCCTGTGACGCCGTTTCAGGGTTCTGTGTGAAGGGACATGACACCATCTGAAGCGACTTGTCAATTTTGTTGAAGTCAGAGACCCGACGACAGAATTCTTTATGCAGGTCGTCCAGTAATCCCGTGTATTTCTTCACATGTTGAGGGGCCTCTGTCAACGTAGCCAGTGTGGGGAAATGAGTGAATGACTTCTTTGACATTTGCTTTGAGAATAAATCAAGCTTGGTTTTGAAGGCTATGAAGTTTCGGTGCATTTCATGAACAAACTGCTCTTTCCCTTGTAGCTTCACGTTCAGGTCATTCATGTGAGTCAGTATGTCCACAGCAAAAGCGAAATCACAAAGCCAAGCTGTGTCACTCAGCTCAGGAAAGTTGTCAGAATTCCCATGCAGCTCCAAAAATGAGATGATCTCCTGTTTGAGCTCCCATACACGTTGGCATACCTTCCCCAAACTTAACCAGCGGACGTTGGAGTGGTACAGCAAATCCTGGTGATCGGCGTCAGTTTCTTCCAGAAACGCAATGAACTGATGATGCTGAAGTCCCCTCGCTCGAATGAAGTTGACAAGTTTGACAACTGGCTTCACTACGTGGTCAAGCTGCAGTACAGATTTACACAATGCTTCCTGGTGGATAATGCAATGAAGGAAAATAACTTCTTGCTCAGGATTATCCGCTTTTACTTTGTCCTGAATTCTTTTTAGCAGTCCTGTGTTTTTTCCCGTTAGGTTTGATGATCCGTCTGTGGTAACGTTGGTGAGCTTACTCCACGGTAGCTTGAGCCTGTCGATGACCCCCGACACACTGCCATACAGGTCCTCTCCTCGCGTTGTCCCTTTTAGCGATTTCATGGCCAAAAACTCTTCTGTAATCTCAAACTGGTCGTCAATCCCTCTGATGAAAACTAACAACTGAGTGGGGTCTCTCACGTCATTGCTCTCGTCGAAGGCCAGGGAATATAATGTGAATGACTCCACTTTCTTATTCAGCATGCTAGCCAAGTCATCATCAATCTGTTCAATGTGGCGAGTCACTGTCCTGCGTGATAAACTAATTTTTTCAAATTTGTCCTTGCTCTCAGGACACaagatggctgctgtctcaatcATACATTCTTTAATAAACTCCCCTTCGGAGAAAGGCTTGCTGGATTTGG
Proteins encoded in this region:
- the zgc:153441 gene encoding retinol-DH_like_SDR_c domain-containing protein, translating into MNLYISVSHLWEEMKLNHLAKYGVIAAATVISLTLMRKWIAGGVCYSGARLDGRTVVITGANSGIGKETARDMAKRGARVVLACRDLSRAEKAAEEIRCSTGNGNMVVRHLDLASFFSVRKFAQEYIATEDRLDILINNAGVMMCPHSLTVDGYETQFAVNHLGHFLLTVLLLDMLKTSAPSRVVNVSSIAHKGGKIHFNDLNFAKTSYDSLVSYRQSKLANVLFTRELARRTKGSGVTVYALHPGVIHTELGRYVQTRHPVLSTLLFIPALLLMKTPKQGAQTSIYCAVTEGLENYSGCYFSDCQLKDPALEAKDDLTAIRLWDVSSELVGYKEED